One Phaseolus vulgaris cultivar G19833 chromosome 2, P. vulgaris v2.0, whole genome shotgun sequence DNA window includes the following coding sequences:
- the LOC137811067 gene encoding probable L-type lectin-domain containing receptor kinase S.5 — protein MIPLQCNNMAAYSAAIAVITTILFLFPAPTSQAQILKTQAHVFGPFNQSYFNTFAVLPSAAINLEALQVTPDSTGNVSLANRSGRVFFNTPFTLWDDQDSLDGKLVSFNTSFLINVYRPKNETPGEGMAFFIAPSPSTPPLNSHGEFLGLTNASTDGNRTNQIVAVELDTVKQDFDPDDNHIGLDINGVRSNVTVSLTPLGFEIAPNVTRLHVLWVEYHGDRKVIDVYIAEQADKDAPIVAKPAKPVLSSSLDLKQVVNRVSYFGFSASTGDNVELNCVLRWNISIEVFPKKKGVGNALKIGLGVGVPLVVLLAAGVVGWVYWLKRKQRESETQILGTLKSLPGTPREFRFQELKKATNNFDEKHKLGQGGYGVVFRGTLPKEKLEVAVKMFSRDKMKSTDDFLAELTIINRLRHKNLVRLLGWCHRNGVLLLVYDYMPNGSLDNHIFCEEGRSTSPLSWPLRYKIIAGVASALNYLHNEYDQKVVHRDLKASNIMLDSDFNARLGDFGLARALENDKTSYAELEGVHGTMGYIAPECFHTGRATRESDVYGFGAVVLEVVCGQRPWTKNEGYECLVDWIWFLHREQRILDAVDPRLGNDCVAEEAERALKLGLACSHPIASERPKMQTIVQIISGSVPVPHVPPFKPAFVWPAMDLSSLASELTQTTTTEYTPMNSTTHSTHVDFSDSGSLV, from the exons ATGATTCCCCTCCAATGCAACAACATGGCAGCTTACTCCGCCGCCATCGCCGTCATCACCACCATCCTTTTCCTGTTCCCGGCGCCGACTTCCCAAGCCCAAATTCTCAAGACACAAGCCCACGTTTTTGGTCCCTTCAACCAATCCTACTTCAACACGTTCGCGGTGCTGCCCAGCGCCGCCATCAACCTGGAAGCGCTCCAAGTAACACCAGACAGCACCGGCAACGTCTCCCTGGCTAACCGATCCGGCAGAGTCTTCTTCAACACCCCCTTCACTCTCTGGGACGACCAAGATAGCCTCGACGGAAAACTCGTCTCCTTCAACACTTCCTTTCTGATAAACGTGTACCGTCCCAAAAACGAAACTCCCGGCGAGGGCATGGCCTTCTTCATCGCGCCTTCTCCCTCCACCCCTCCTCTCAACAGCCACGGCGAGTTTCTCGGCCTCACCAACGCCTCCACCGACGGCAACCGCACCAACCAAATCGTCGCCGTTGAACTTGACACCGTGAAGCAGGACTTCGACCCCGACGACAACCACATCGGCCTGGACATTAACGGCGTGAGGTCCAACGTCACTGTGTCTCTCACTCCCTTGGGGTTCGAGATCGCGCCCAACGTCACGCGCCTCCACGTGCTGTGGGTGGAGTATCACGGCGACCGGAAGGTGATCGACGTGTACATCGCGGAGCAGGCTGATAAGGACGCGCCCATAGTGGCAAAACCAGCTAAGCCGGTTTTGAGTTCAAGTCTTGATCTGAAACAAGTGGTGAACAGGGTTTCTTATTTTGGGTTCTCTGCTTCGACCGGTGACAACGTTGAACTAAACTGCGTGCTGAGGTGGAACATTTCCATTGAAGTTTTTCCCAAGAAAAAGGGTGTCGGAAATGCGTTGAAGATTGGATTGGGTGTTGGAGTGCCTCTGGTGGTTCTTCTTGCAGCGGGTGTTGTAGGGTGGGTTTATTGGTTGAAGAGAAAGCAGAGAGAAAGTGAGACTCAGATTTTGGGAACTCTCAAGAGTTTACCTGGAACTCCCAGAGAGTTCAGGTTTCAAGAATTGAAGAAAGCCACTAATAATTTCGATGAGAAGCATAAGCTCGGACAAGGTGGATACGGCGTCGTTTTTAGAGGAACACTTCCGAAGGAGAAGTTGGAAGTAGCCGTTAAAATGTTCTCCAGAGATAAGATGAAAAGCACGGATGATTTCTTGGCTGAACTCACCATCATCAATCGCCTTCGTCACAAAAACCTTGTTCGCTTACTCG GGTGGTGTCACAGAAATGGGGTGTTGCTGTTAGTGTACGATTACATGCCCAATGGAAGTTTGGACAACCACATTTTCTGTGAGGAAGGGAGAAGCACTAGCCCACTAAGTTGGCCTTTAAGGTACAAGATCATAGCAGGGGTGGCTTCTGCATTGAACTACCTGCACAACGAGTATGATCAGAAAGTGGTCCACAGAGACCTTAAGGCCAGCAACATCATGCTGGACTCAGACTTCAATGCTCGTTTAGGTGACTTCGGTCTGGCTCGTGCATTGGAGAATGATAAAACATCTTATGCAGAGTTGGAAGGAGTGCATGGCACCATGGGGTACATTGCACCTGAGTGCTTCCACACGGGGAGGGCCACAAGGGAATCGGATGTTTATGGGTTTGGAGCAGTGGTCCTTGAGGTGGTGTGTGGTCAAAGACCATGGACCAAGAATGAGGGGTATGAGTGCTTGGTGGATTGGATATGGTTCCTGCATCGTGAGCAAAGGATACTTGATGCAGTGGATCCAAGACTTGGGAATGACTGTGTGGCTGAAGAGGCAGAGAGGGCTCTGAAATTAGGACTAGCATGTTCTCACCCCATTGCCAGTGAGAGACCAAAGATGCAAACAATTGTGCAGATCATATCTGGTTCAGTGCCTGTGCCTCATGTTCCCCCTTTCAAGCCAGCTTTTGTGTGGCCAGCCATGGACCTATCAAGCCTTGCAAGTGAGCTCACACAAACCACAACAACAGAGTACACACCCATGAACAGTACCACACATTCTACACATGTTGATTTCTCAGATAGTGGTTCTCTCGTCTAA
- the LOC137811069 gene encoding 2-oxoglutarate-dependent dioxygenase DAO-like isoform X2, which translates to MEESNVPVVDMEKIDCEKGECEKLRKACERWGCFRIINHSIPPTLMAEMKKVNEALHDLPFEIKKRNTEVIAGSGYMAPTAVNPFYEALSLYDFTSSQSLHNFCYQLHVSPHHREIIERYGEAIHGLAVKIGQKIAESLGVVVDDLKDWPCQFRINKYNFTPEAVGSGGVQIHTDSSFLTILQDDENVGGLEVLNPSALFLPVPPFPGSLLVNLGDIARVWSNGRFCNLVHRVQCKEATKRFSIATFMLAPRNRNVEAPEELVDHDHPRLYRPFIYKDYRKLRVSNKMVSGEALELLRLA; encoded by the exons ATGGAAGAGAGCAATGTTCCAGTGGTTGATATGGAGAAGATTGATTGTGAGAAGGGGGAATGCGAGAAGCTGAGAAAGGCATGTGAAAGATGGGGTTGTTTCAGGATCATCAACCACTCAATTCCACCAACCCTAATGGCTGAGATGAAGAAGGTCAATGAAGCGTTGCATGATCTTCCTTTCGAGATCAAAAAACGCAACACAGAAGTCATTGCAGGTAGTGGTTACATGGCTCCAACTGCAGTTAACCCTTTCTACGAGGCCCTAAGCCTCTATGATTTCACTTCTTCACAATCTCTGCACAATTTCTGCTATCAACTTCATGTCTCTCCCCACCACAG GGAAATTATAGAGAGATATGGGGAAGCAATTCATGGTTTGGCAGTGAAGATAGGACAAAAGATTGCTGAATCTCTAGGAGTTGTTGTTGATGATTTGAAGGACTGGCCATGTCAGTTCAGAATTAACAAATATAACTTCACCCCAGAAGCAGTAGGGTCCGGTGGAGTTCAAATACACACAGATTCAAGCTTCTTAACCATTCTTCAAGATGATGAAAATGTTGGTGGTCTTGAAGTGCTCAACCCTTCTGCCTTATTTCTGCCAGTTCCTCCTTTCCCTGGGAGCCTCCTAGTGAATCTTGGAGACATTGCTCGT GTGTGGAGCAATGGAAGGTTTTGCAATTTGGTACATCGTGTGCAGTGCAAGGAAGCCACCAAACGTTTTTCAATTGCTACATTTATGTTGGCACCAAGAAATAGGAATGTTGAGGCCCCAGAGGAACTGGTGGACCATGATCACCCTCGTCTGTATCGGccttttatttataaagattATAGGAAGCTGAGAGTTAGCAATAAGATGGTGAGTGGTGAAGCCCTGGAGTTATTACGCTTGGCCTAG
- the LOC137811069 gene encoding 2-oxoglutarate-dependent dioxygenase DAO-like isoform X1: MEESNVPVVDMEKIDCEKGECEKLRKACERWGCFRIINHSIPPTLMAEMKKVNEALHDLPFEIKKRNTEVIAGSGYMAPTAVNPFYEALSLYDFTSSQSLHNFCYQLHVSPHHSVSVDFDREIIERYGEAIHGLAVKIGQKIAESLGVVVDDLKDWPCQFRINKYNFTPEAVGSGGVQIHTDSSFLTILQDDENVGGLEVLNPSALFLPVPPFPGSLLVNLGDIARVWSNGRFCNLVHRVQCKEATKRFSIATFMLAPRNRNVEAPEELVDHDHPRLYRPFIYKDYRKLRVSNKMVSGEALELLRLA, translated from the exons ATGGAAGAGAGCAATGTTCCAGTGGTTGATATGGAGAAGATTGATTGTGAGAAGGGGGAATGCGAGAAGCTGAGAAAGGCATGTGAAAGATGGGGTTGTTTCAGGATCATCAACCACTCAATTCCACCAACCCTAATGGCTGAGATGAAGAAGGTCAATGAAGCGTTGCATGATCTTCCTTTCGAGATCAAAAAACGCAACACAGAAGTCATTGCAGGTAGTGGTTACATGGCTCCAACTGCAGTTAACCCTTTCTACGAGGCCCTAAGCCTCTATGATTTCACTTCTTCACAATCTCTGCACAATTTCTGCTATCAACTTCATGTCTCTCCCCACCACAG TGTGAGTGTTGATTTTGACAGGGAAATTATAGAGAGATATGGGGAAGCAATTCATGGTTTGGCAGTGAAGATAGGACAAAAGATTGCTGAATCTCTAGGAGTTGTTGTTGATGATTTGAAGGACTGGCCATGTCAGTTCAGAATTAACAAATATAACTTCACCCCAGAAGCAGTAGGGTCCGGTGGAGTTCAAATACACACAGATTCAAGCTTCTTAACCATTCTTCAAGATGATGAAAATGTTGGTGGTCTTGAAGTGCTCAACCCTTCTGCCTTATTTCTGCCAGTTCCTCCTTTCCCTGGGAGCCTCCTAGTGAATCTTGGAGACATTGCTCGT GTGTGGAGCAATGGAAGGTTTTGCAATTTGGTACATCGTGTGCAGTGCAAGGAAGCCACCAAACGTTTTTCAATTGCTACATTTATGTTGGCACCAAGAAATAGGAATGTTGAGGCCCCAGAGGAACTGGTGGACCATGATCACCCTCGTCTGTATCGGccttttatttataaagattATAGGAAGCTGAGAGTTAGCAATAAGATGGTGAGTGGTGAAGCCCTGGAGTTATTACGCTTGGCCTAG